A window of Camelina sativa cultivar DH55 unplaced genomic scaffold, Cs unpScaffold00486, whole genome shotgun sequence genomic DNA:
ttgggttcatggatAGGAAAAATttatcgggttaaacgaaaagattggtaaaaatggagtgctaatgatatatcatggtttttacggtttttaaccatgatataagtgtgctttttgagtcttttgatttgtttctaggttatttttgagtctttacaggttatttaggaatttggcacgaatggagcaatatggaacaatctggatcattttggagcactttaccgaaggaaatcaagttggagtTGGATCAGAGtacgagcatcgatcgacaccacatgggtatcgatcgacactcatgttttcccgacgagagaacaacaaatttggaagttttacaaatttgcccaaagtcttctataattgcaacataagcccctggacatgttttaggatgtatatatatatatatatattatttttaggttttagaaacccttaagctattttctagcagtttttgagagagagatattgagagctttttggGAGAGATCTGATCTTcattgagagaagaatttctaaactctttcttacttttcaatatctattgcatgttattcagaattatgatttgttattcattaaacatgtctgagtaatttgcttgttaggtttagggtttttcatagggtttttatgatttattagatctgagatttttagggttcttaatcttttatgatcttcatccttggttgttcttcacaataattcttgattgatcacctagaattgttatcttagggaaataNGCAACTGGTTGATCATTTGATTTCTCATTTGCCGACTTGCTTTCAATTGTTGTAACTAAAAAACGAAAGACAAAGCCACAAAACTCAAAGATTCATTGAGAAAGCAGAGATACAACCAATCAAGCTTAAGCTCAGTTCAAAACATCTAATCTTAAACTCACATGTAAGCTTACAAAAAGGGTAAAGCACATGGAAGACACAAATATAAAACCCTAGATGGAAAGAAGacaattatataaacaaaactcaCAACAAGATTATTCATTTCTTCATTCAAAGCATAAAGCTTTTTGTCTCTCTCGAACCAaaaatggattaaaaaaaaaaaaagcagagatcttttataattttaccaGTGCTGGTAGTGCCACagatagaggaagaagaagcatcaagGTCTGATTTTGAAGAAGGTAcacaaccaatcataaaccTAAACTTGACCCAACAACCacttgcttcttctccttcttcttcttcttcttcttcttcttcttcgtgatATCTACTAGTATCATCACCattgctctgcttcttcttattcttcctGTGATTCTCACTCTCTTTAGATTTCTCCGATTTCGAATTCCCTTTAGCTTCTTTGACAGCACCAGTTTCCTCTTTACCCATCTCTCtcacaaaaccaacaaacaacacaccagaaagattttgatttatttgatcAGCACCaccatagttttttttcttttcttttcccccaaattaaaaaattccagacgaataagagaaaaaaataaaaaggagtgatttttgtttttggagaagaagaaaaaagcagtGAAGGTGAGAGATGATGATTCACTGGGGGGAATGGATCAAAACCCCAAGTCGCGGAATTTTAGTCAAAAAAGGGGAATTGATGTCTgctgagagaaagagagagaaaagagaactgtagcaaagaaaaaaagtgagatttttttttgggttttctctcAACATGTGCTTCAACAGtaactatttatatattgaaattcgtacctttttaacaaatttaatcaccgttttttttttctttctcattaatTGATTATTTCATGATTAGTAGTAATAAGAAGCTGTGTTCTTGGTTTATAGAAACCTCTCCAGGATTTGTGTTGagagtgttttatttttgtctggTTGGAGGAACCAATTATTAACactttgtttataattattcCCTTtgggaaaattaaaaaaaggtacgaatcaaattcctttttttttttttttttttttttttttttttttttttgggttttacaatgcacatagatgcagactcaaatgaataaaactagcatgcaaaaatttgaaataagaaaattaagaaaataaaacacaatgttaaaaatattctaggaccctcccccaaacttaaattacacagtctctgtgtaaataaaagttggaaaaagaatccaagaatcacacaaaaggaaataaaactaaatgcaatgttatttacaaagattggatgaaagtggtacctcatgggttggtgaagaaggaggttgtagcagcctccatactcgccaacgtgtagccagggttgtcaccggcttcagcaggtgccggggTTTGCTCGTGagagagctcggtgatatgcacggacgacttactcggaccagcatccgaggggttgatcgaggggggcatcgcgtagctcatcgggtaggacATCAGGTAGTACGATGGgtatggtggaagaggtccagagtgatcacccgtatagccactcgcagggtgcatcgaatATGGCATCGTGTATAGCATCTGGTAAGGCAGAGGGAAGAGTCCTGAGTAATCAACCGATTGCGTACTCGATGGGTGCATCAGATAAGGCATCGAGTATCCTATCCGGTTAGGCATCGGATAggcgtctgaatggcttctccgcgatACTTCAGGTCGTGTGATATTCTCCTCAGCTTAGGGCTTGTAGGATGATGCTCTGTGAGGTTCTGGAGGTGTCAGTCCTCAaattcctcctagcggtccgcttctccccatccatgttgGTGCGTATGCCGAGGTAGGGGCTGAGGCCCAgattgccttgtcttgcagctccttggtCTGACCTCCCATAGTCTTCACCGAGCCAGTAAGATCTTTCACCttctcaccaaaaacttgttcatcctcttcagccatccgatcctcttgtgggcttccctcactccaacaggttgcttttgagagaaaacatactcctcaaagtcAAAATCTTCCGAGCTATCTCTCTGTTCTTGACCGGTtgcctctctcttctcagctgcGGACTCCTCCTCCGGATTGTACAGCTCTTCCAAAGGTGGTGCAAAATCGATGTTGTCCCCCAGCCGGACCTTGGTGCATATTACATTGGGCATAATCATTTGGGCGGCTCCGGtggttggatggacaaactttaAGAGCAGCATGtcatttggcttctcataagccaggtacctcgccagcacgaggtagtcgATGTCCAGCCATCTTGGATCGTGTACCACTCCCTTCAAAGGCACATCGCAAGCCACCAAAATCGGTGTGACcagtcctccaatggagatctctccacctccttctcttttcttcatagcccatgacttgaggtagaggaactgatcgtgcagcacaaagaccatacTAGTATCCGAAACATCTCCAACcagcggtgtaccatccctagcattgtctagaactccacacaatgcaatgtctagcagctggagctcatgatcattcacattcccagtctcctttctagcaaaaagagtgtatgcgagggacttgtgaaaatacctcaaaacaagGCTCCTTATTAAAACAATCTTTTTATGGTGGTGGATATGATGATGAGATAtggtatgaatgaatgatgaacAGGTGAAgtgtaaggtgtttcaattacccttatgatgttgtagtataagagatgtcaatcctaaatgagtgtttgcaagcaatcaggatgtgcatatatgtctaagtcaagccaaatatgaaggatgtttgtcactaaaaacctattgatgaaatgtaaaatgcagaaggtaaaagctactaagatagatgttaaatgtaaagagaacaaactaatcaaagctatgatgaaacaagaacagaaatagaaactatagtaatgcaagtaatgaactaatgcaaggcaagtaatgaacatgatactaatgaatgcaacagaaatgcaactaaaatgaaacaggagttgaaacaggacaaacacaaagcataaacaagaattctggggatgagctcgagcaagcactcgatcgagtgtagatcgagtacagggtcgagttgGACAAAcgcgagaaacagagcaacaccaataaaacagagtaatacaaaagcgaatcaaacaacgatcaaacaacatgatttaagctaggaaatcaataaacaaggaaggtcttagggatggattcatgggctggactttagattgtggttatctaacttaatcaacaaacctcaatcaatatgagctaatctctagacaatgatctccaggaacatgttaatccactctcatgacagaaacaatcaagctcatatatttctaggcttgttctcacaaagcaaagaacttatacaagcaagcattaagcaacagaTCATCTATAGTCAATAATCCAACAAGACATCtgatctcttagcatgcctaatgaaaatctctagatctagccttatctttgcaccttagacattggtgtgatgctaagaggcttgagatcaaaccctaccctctcggttataggatcagcattaataatatctagcctagaagagatctacaacactcaagcttgaccaaatcaaacaaccacaacatccatccagcctaaacaatccctaagagctaaggaaactactcacaatcacacatgatgaacaacaaagtcataaacccagaaaatatcgaaacttgcatcaatagaaagataaagcaaagatctacaatattgaagaaggaatcaaactcgaattctcaatattttgaaagttatgaaaccaacaaatatgaagaatctattgtttttctccttcaaggaggtacaagatataagaaaataaaagtgcgaAAAgtaataattcccaaaagggtaaatactaggtttgagaatatctaaaaagctggactctttt
This region includes:
- the LOC104773204 gene encoding probable receptor-like protein kinase At5g15080, with product MGKEETGAVKEAKGNSKSEKSKESENHRKNKKKQSNGDDTSRYHEEEEEEEEEEGEEASGCWVKFRFMIGCVPSSKSDLDASSSSICGTTSTVTTIESKSANEKSNDQPVAYFPKITILGVLLDLSARIREI